The following proteins are encoded in a genomic region of Microtus ochrogaster isolate Prairie Vole_2 chromosome 5, MicOch1.0, whole genome shotgun sequence:
- the LOC113456061 gene encoding prostate and testis expressed protein 2-like: MGKFMLLLLLGAFTLVFFQAQATVCMVCKSFKRGHCLVGKSNCTTKYGPGCRTRNFFIFSKTGRWVHNHTELDCSNACLAENMYYGSLKISTFCCKGEDFCNRYIGQVVNKDFH; this comes from the exons ATGGGCAAGTTCATGCTCCTCCTTCTGCTGGGGGCTTTTACTCTTGTGTTCTTCCAAG CTCAGGCTACAGTGTGCATGGTCTGCAAGTCTTTCAAAAGAGGACACTGTCTGGTAGGCAAGAGCAACTGCACTACGAAATACGGTCCTGGATGCAGAACCAGGAATTTCTTCATATTCTCAAAAACAG gaagATGGGTCCACAATCACACCGAACTGGACTGTTCTAATGCATGTTTGGCTGAAAACATGTATTATGGAAGTTTGAAGATTTCTACCTTTTGCTGCAAAGGTGAAGATTTCTGTAACAGATATATTGGCCAAGTAGTGAATAAGGACTTTCACTAA